Proteins encoded in a region of the Paenibacillus sp. E222 genome:
- the hemE gene encoding uroporphyrinogen decarboxylase, which produces MSYNDRLIQASFKQQVDRVPVWYMRQAGRYDPEYRKIKEKYSLLEICRQPELAAEVTLMPVRKLGVDAAILYSDIMNPVASLGIDFDIVKNIGPVIDNPIRTAADVDRLRPIDVEGDLSHILETIRILDKELDVPLITFAGAPFTIASYLIEGRPSKGYIRTKTMMYSEPEVWHKLMQKLGDMVITYVRAHIANGGKAFQLFDSWVGALSPNDFRTYVLPTITRIFTELSDLNVPKIYFPGVASGELLPTLHDLQADVIGLDWRVSISEGRKRLGGKFAVQGNLDPYVLTAPMDLIKQHAKLIIDEGIKEPGYIFNLGHGLFPEASLDKLRELTAYIHEYSAEALKTGVTVTND; this is translated from the coding sequence ATGAGCTATAATGATCGTCTGATTCAAGCCAGCTTCAAACAGCAGGTGGACCGTGTTCCCGTGTGGTACATGCGTCAGGCTGGGCGTTATGATCCCGAATATCGCAAGATTAAAGAAAAGTATTCTTTGCTCGAAATTTGCCGTCAACCTGAGCTAGCAGCTGAAGTTACACTCATGCCGGTACGTAAACTCGGTGTGGATGCGGCTATTTTGTATTCCGATATTATGAATCCGGTTGCTTCCCTCGGTATAGATTTTGATATTGTTAAAAATATTGGACCTGTTATAGACAATCCAATCCGCACGGCGGCAGATGTGGATCGTTTGCGTCCTATTGATGTGGAAGGAGATCTGTCTCATATTCTGGAGACGATTCGCATTCTGGACAAGGAACTGGATGTACCCTTGATTACGTTTGCCGGTGCACCGTTTACCATTGCCAGCTATTTGATTGAAGGCCGACCTTCCAAAGGGTACATACGTACCAAAACGATGATGTACAGTGAACCTGAAGTGTGGCATAAATTGATGCAAAAACTGGGCGATATGGTGATTACATATGTCCGTGCACACATTGCGAACGGCGGTAAAGCATTCCAACTGTTTGACAGCTGGGTGGGCGCACTTTCGCCAAACGACTTTAGAACGTATGTGTTGCCGACGATTACTCGTATCTTTACCGAATTATCGGATTTGAATGTACCGAAAATTTATTTCCCAGGTGTGGCTTCTGGTGAATTGCTGCCAACCCTGCATGATCTGCAAGCCGATGTGATTGGGCTGGATTGGAGAGTATCAATCTCCGAGGGACGTAAACGACTGGGCGGGAAATTTGCTGTGCAAGGGAATTTGGACCCTTATGTGCTGACTGCACCGATGGATCTGATCAAGCAGCATGCCAAACTGATTATTGATGAAGGCATCAAGGAGCCAGGGTATATTTTCAATCTGGGGCACGGACTATTTCCTGAGGCATCATTGGATAAATTAAGAGAACTCACGGCGTATATTCATGAATATTCCGCTGAAGCTTTGAAGACTGGGGTGACGGTAACTAATGACTAA